One stretch of Deinococcus metalli DNA includes these proteins:
- a CDS encoding carbohydrate ABC transporter permease, with amino-acid sequence MTSQDTRPVPGVSRAPRTTQPAPPRHLPPWAWAVPAALLVLLARYMAAAAGGWYAFTDWNGLSPHATFTGAENFRQIFSDPAARGALLNTVKFAACFVVLTNIIGLCLAVALNQHLRTRFLLRTVFFAPVVMSQLATAFIWRFLFDYSGPINGALDGIGLGALKKTWLANPTWSFWAVVIVLVWQFSGLAMVVLLAGLQGIAQEVEEAAQIDGATSWQRLIRITLPLLAPALAISIQLSVISGLAVFDQVMALTGGGPLGATETLATQVYKQTFVFGRYGYGTALALLLTVLIAGAALIQQLVTRRLERESA; translated from the coding sequence GTGACCAGCCAAGACACCCGCCCCGTCCCGGGGGTGAGCCGCGCGCCCAGGACGACCCAGCCCGCCCCTCCCCGGCACCTGCCCCCATGGGCGTGGGCAGTGCCGGCCGCGCTGCTGGTGCTGCTGGCGCGCTACATGGCCGCCGCGGCCGGCGGCTGGTACGCCTTCACCGACTGGAACGGTCTGAGCCCCCACGCTACCTTCACCGGCGCCGAGAACTTCCGGCAGATCTTCAGCGACCCCGCGGCGCGCGGCGCCCTGCTGAACACCGTGAAGTTCGCCGCGTGTTTCGTGGTGCTCACCAACATCATCGGCCTGTGTCTCGCGGTGGCCCTCAACCAGCACCTGCGCACGCGCTTCCTGCTGCGCACCGTGTTCTTCGCGCCGGTCGTGATGAGCCAGCTCGCCACGGCGTTCATCTGGCGCTTCCTGTTCGACTACTCGGGGCCGATCAACGGCGCCCTCGACGGGATCGGCCTGGGCGCGCTGAAAAAGACGTGGCTGGCGAACCCCACGTGGTCGTTCTGGGCGGTCGTGATCGTGCTGGTGTGGCAGTTCTCGGGCCTGGCGATGGTCGTGCTGCTCGCGGGCCTGCAGGGCATCGCGCAGGAGGTCGAGGAGGCCGCGCAGATCGACGGCGCGACGTCGTGGCAGCGCCTGATCCGCATCACGCTGCCGCTGCTCGCGCCGGCCCTGGCGATCAGCATCCAGCTCTCGGTGATCTCGGGTCTGGCGGTCTTCGATCAGGTGATGGCGCTGACCGGCGGCGGGCCGCTCGGCGCGACGGAAACGCTCGCCACGCAGGTGTACAAGCAGACCTTCGTGTTCGGGCGCTACGGCTACGGCACGGCGCTGGCGCTGCTGCTGACCGTGCTGATCGCGGGCGCCGCCCTGATCCAGCAGCTCGTGACCCGCCGGCTTGAGCGGGAGAGCGCGTGA
- a CDS encoding ABC transporter substrate-binding protein: MKRLTALLALTALLSTPALAQSGSIRLIAQAGEQGNPTMQALVDAFMKKYPNVKVTTEFYPIGTTYPQVLRTQLQGGNAPDLFYVTAGSGGQVSVMPFLDSGYVADLSPRPWAKTAIPTRSRALYWKGTQLAAVPLGMTPIAAVYNVDLLKTLGISVPTTMPELLKTCTVIKGKGKSMFTLAGANPQNAGLLAATLAESYVLSSDPQWNAKRTAGTVTFAGSPAWKRTLNALLDMNKAGCFIPGVEGADIPQAAPAMANGDALAFVVPTGAISALKGINPKLNLGAFVLPGPTASATAIAVSPTDALAISKNSKNLPAALAFADFVASGGGSELYTKVTGDLSVQQATTGKNLPPELSGISAALTKTSRVFPLIQVEWKNGEVYTALGEGIQGLLTGQISVDALLARMDAAWNRK, encoded by the coding sequence ATGAAACGTCTGACCGCACTGCTCGCCCTGACCGCCCTGCTCAGCACGCCGGCCCTCGCCCAGAGCGGCAGCATCCGCCTGATCGCCCAGGCCGGAGAACAGGGCAATCCCACCATGCAGGCCCTAGTGGACGCGTTCATGAAGAAGTACCCGAACGTCAAGGTCACGACCGAGTTCTACCCGATCGGCACGACCTACCCGCAGGTGCTCCGCACGCAGCTGCAGGGCGGCAACGCGCCGGATCTGTTCTACGTCACGGCCGGCTCGGGTGGGCAGGTCTCGGTCATGCCCTTCCTGGACTCCGGGTACGTGGCTGACCTGAGCCCGCGCCCGTGGGCGAAGACCGCCATCCCCACCCGGTCCCGCGCGCTGTACTGGAAGGGGACGCAGCTCGCCGCCGTGCCGCTCGGCATGACGCCCATCGCGGCGGTCTACAACGTCGATCTGCTCAAGACCCTGGGCATCAGCGTGCCGACCACCATGCCGGAGCTCCTCAAGACCTGCACCGTCATCAAGGGCAAGGGCAAGAGCATGTTCACGCTGGCCGGCGCCAACCCGCAGAACGCCGGACTGCTCGCCGCGACCCTGGCCGAGAGTTACGTCCTGAGCAGCGATCCCCAGTGGAACGCCAAGCGGACGGCCGGCACGGTGACCTTCGCCGGCAGCCCGGCGTGGAAGCGCACCCTGAACGCGCTGCTGGACATGAACAAGGCCGGCTGCTTCATCCCGGGTGTCGAGGGTGCGGACATCCCGCAGGCCGCGCCCGCGATGGCCAACGGCGACGCCCTGGCCTTCGTGGTGCCCACCGGCGCCATCTCGGCCCTGAAAGGTATCAACCCGAAACTTAACCTCGGGGCCTTCGTGCTGCCCGGGCCTACGGCGAGCGCCACCGCCATCGCCGTGTCGCCCACCGACGCGCTGGCCATCTCCAAGAATTCCAAGAACCTGCCGGCCGCGCTGGCGTTCGCGGACTTCGTGGCCAGCGGCGGCGGCTCGGAGCTGTACACCAAGGTCACGGGCGATCTCTCGGTGCAACAGGCGACGACCGGCAAGAACCTGCCCCCGGAACTCAGTGGCATCTCGGCCGCCCTGACCAAGACCTCGCGGGTGTTCCCGCTGATCCAGGTGGAATGGAAGAACGGCGAGGTCTACACCGCGCTCGGCGAGGGCATCCAGGGCCTGCTCACCGGTCAGATCAGCGTGGACGCCCTGCTCGCCCGCATGGACGCGGCCTGGAACCGCAAGTAA
- a CDS encoding M23 family metallopeptidase: MKLAAFRLCLPLALAALHGTGAAQDPGMMLVNFSVPVSVPGGAVARSRVAASVARWQGLGTQPATSLQTANVATYLARSGVFTAATAMTVAAAPIDVKEVLAAGTVSYLGNKVSLLSGKGSIALTNQAVTQNGFDSSPKLTVVMPLLERQSHFTIEVNSDLLTPDTGAPAEDDYRVVFDQIPADLQVSKTVTEGGKILLNFSTGNAAIKDEALSFELYRTFPALNPTVYGDEYLEQSYGAAVPPGGPLAKQVTVQNSSLRWTQIDSPFYPDRPARIVLNRPPLKDILAGFRLAQDVFKDPAQAISDGNLGRKNGYTPSNDTPLFRAIQTTGSCQANIVSVDGTDASHGAHGWVFGARAPCYNIPGWQHEGTDFHALPGQPIYAMLPGVVNSAHRLPGSSVRPGGAVEITLGRFTDASGYANDVVMRYLHLNSCRLQVRAGDTVKAGQLLGYVSSQGGGACNISFGPHFHLDVKVIRSRPATNTNVADYYFVDSMLFVNQVYHYLKNASTGGSTPPTNQAPTFTGWTLDRCVHAGQPGDVLLAGAGPHRCDLTIDTVPNGARAVRAEFSYELYYTGPDGHPVRVAVPDMDVWDARIASSPITFTTQGPHLHIQLPLSVRRRPDRVYTELRVIGRVYFDNRSSKSIVQAIQVK, from the coding sequence ATGAAGCTTGCGGCCTTCCGGCTCTGCCTGCCCCTCGCTCTCGCAGCGCTGCACGGCACGGGAGCCGCCCAGGATCCAGGGATGATGCTGGTGAACTTCAGTGTTCCGGTGTCCGTGCCCGGCGGGGCCGTCGCCCGCAGCCGCGTCGCGGCGTCCGTGGCGCGCTGGCAGGGCCTGGGCACCCAGCCAGCCACGAGCCTCCAGACAGCCAACGTGGCCACCTATCTGGCCCGCAGCGGGGTCTTCACCGCAGCCACGGCTATGACTGTCGCTGCCGCTCCCATCGACGTAAAGGAGGTACTGGCGGCGGGTACCGTGTCCTACCTGGGGAACAAGGTCTCGCTGTTGAGTGGGAAGGGCTCGATCGCGCTGACGAACCAAGCGGTGACGCAAAACGGCTTTGACAGCTCGCCCAAGCTGACGGTCGTGATGCCGCTGCTTGAGCGGCAGAGCCACTTCACCATCGAGGTGAACAGCGACCTGCTGACCCCAGACACTGGAGCGCCCGCCGAGGACGATTACCGCGTGGTGTTCGACCAGATTCCGGCTGACTTGCAGGTCAGCAAGACCGTGACCGAGGGCGGCAAAATCCTGCTGAACTTTTCGACCGGAAACGCGGCCATCAAGGACGAGGCACTGTCCTTCGAGCTGTACCGTACGTTTCCTGCCCTGAATCCCACCGTGTACGGCGACGAGTACCTCGAGCAGTCGTATGGCGCGGCGGTGCCGCCCGGCGGTCCTCTGGCGAAGCAGGTCACGGTGCAGAACTCCAGCCTGCGCTGGACGCAGATCGACTCGCCGTTCTATCCCGACCGCCCCGCGCGGATCGTGCTGAACCGCCCCCCCCTGAAGGACATCCTGGCCGGGTTCAGGCTCGCGCAGGACGTGTTCAAGGATCCGGCGCAGGCCATCAGCGACGGCAACCTGGGCCGCAAGAACGGCTACACCCCGTCGAACGACACGCCGCTGTTCCGGGCGATCCAGACCACCGGGTCGTGCCAGGCGAACATCGTGAGCGTCGACGGAACCGACGCCTCGCACGGTGCCCACGGCTGGGTATTCGGTGCCCGCGCCCCGTGTTACAACATTCCCGGCTGGCAGCACGAGGGCACGGATTTTCACGCCCTGCCGGGCCAGCCCATCTATGCCATGCTGCCCGGCGTCGTGAATTCGGCGCACCGCCTGCCGGGCAGCAGCGTCCGGCCAGGCGGAGCGGTGGAAATCACCCTGGGCCGCTTCACGGATGCCAGCGGCTATGCCAACGATGTGGTCATGCGCTACCTGCACCTGAATTCCTGCCGCCTGCAGGTCAGGGCGGGCGACACCGTGAAGGCGGGGCAACTGCTGGGCTACGTGTCCAGTCAGGGTGGCGGCGCGTGCAACATCTCCTTCGGGCCGCACTTCCACCTGGACGTCAAGGTGATCCGCTCGCGGCCCGCCACGAACACCAACGTGGCCGACTATTACTTCGTGGATTCCATGCTGTTCGTGAATCAGGTGTACCACTACCTGAAGAACGCTTCGACGGGCGGTTCCACGCCCCCCACGAATCAGGCCCCGACCTTCACTGGCTGGACGCTGGATCGCTGCGTACACGCCGGTCAACCGGGCGACGTGCTGCTGGCCGGCGCGGGCCCGCACCGCTGCGACCTCACCATCGACACGGTGCCCAACGGCGCGCGGGCGGTCCGGGCCGAGTTCTCGTATGAGCTGTACTACACCGGCCCAGACGGGCACCCGGTCCGCGTGGCGGTGCCCGACATGGACGTCTGGGATGCCCGGATCGCCAGCTCCCCCATCACCTTCACGACTCAGGGGCCACACCTGCACATTCAGTTGCCGCTCTCGGTCCGCAGACGGCCGGACCGGGTGTACACCGAACTGCGCGTGATCGGTCGGGTGTACTTCGACAACAGGTCCAGCAAATCCATCGTGCAGGCCATTCAGGTCAAGTAG
- a CDS encoding carbohydrate ABC transporter permease, with the protein MKGRRNVLLAREIGLWALALVWSIPFLFLIVISVKPSAELFTSALKLPSRVDFSAYAGAWHSGHLGQSLLSSVIITGGSVLGTVALSSVAAYTLARRVGRLSVVLSLLFLIGIALPSQLGLIPIYSLFKSLHLTGTYTGLILLNIATWLPLAVFLYTGFLRQLSHEYEEAAQIDGAGPYATFTRVVFPLLRPVTGTVAILSGLLIWNDFFNPLIFLSGSGHTPLPVAVYSFVGNFATRWNYVFAAVAIALLPALLFFAFAQKQLIQGFSGGVKG; encoded by the coding sequence GTGAAGGGGCGCCGGAACGTCCTGCTGGCCCGCGAGATCGGGCTGTGGGCGCTGGCGCTGGTGTGGAGCATTCCCTTCCTGTTCCTGATCGTGATCTCGGTGAAGCCCAGCGCGGAGCTGTTCACCTCGGCGCTGAAGCTCCCCAGCCGCGTCGATTTCTCGGCGTACGCCGGCGCGTGGCACAGCGGCCACCTGGGTCAGTCGCTGCTGAGCAGCGTGATCATCACGGGCGGCAGCGTGCTGGGCACCGTGGCCCTCAGCTCGGTGGCCGCGTACACGCTGGCCCGCCGGGTGGGCCGCCTGAGCGTGGTGCTCAGTCTGCTGTTCCTGATCGGCATCGCGCTGCCCTCGCAACTGGGCCTGATTCCCATCTACTCGCTGTTCAAGTCGCTGCACCTGACCGGCACGTACACGGGCCTGATCCTGCTGAACATCGCCACGTGGCTGCCGCTCGCGGTCTTCCTGTACACCGGCTTCCTGCGCCAGCTCTCGCACGAGTACGAGGAGGCCGCGCAGATCGACGGCGCGGGCCCCTACGCGACCTTCACGCGCGTGGTGTTCCCGCTGCTGCGGCCCGTCACGGGCACCGTGGCGATCCTGAGCGGCCTGCTGATCTGGAACGACTTCTTCAACCCGCTGATCTTCCTCAGCGGCAGCGGGCACACGCCGCTGCCCGTCGCGGTGTACTCCTTCGTCGGCAACTTCGCCACCCGCTGGAACTACGTCTTCGCCGCCGTCGCCATCGCCCTGCTGCCCGCGCTGCTGTTCTTCGCCTTCGCGCAGAAGCAGCTGATCCAGGGCTTCTCCGGCGGCGTGAAGGGCTGA
- a CDS encoding SDR family NAD(P)-dependent oxidoreductase, giving the protein MLNLTGKVVLVTGGSRGIGEATSRTLTAAGAKVIVHYGHSADEAHRIVQDIGREQATALGADLTQAGAGAALFREAVAWQGRVDVLVNNAGIAPSVSVDDPLDEWSITWARTLQVNLMAVADLCREAILHFRTRQGGILINIASRAAFRGDNPDAMHYAASKGAVVALTRSIARGYAHENILSYAVAPGWVRTDMAAAYLREHAAEIARDIPMGDVVPPEEVANTVAFLASGLARHMTGATLDLNGASYTR; this is encoded by the coding sequence ATGCTCAACTTGACGGGAAAAGTCGTTCTGGTGACCGGCGGTTCGCGTGGGATCGGCGAAGCGACGTCCCGGACGCTCACCGCTGCGGGAGCCAAAGTCATCGTGCACTATGGGCACAGCGCCGATGAGGCGCACCGCATTGTCCAAGACATAGGCAGGGAGCAGGCGACCGCTCTGGGCGCGGATCTCACCCAGGCCGGGGCGGGAGCAGCACTGTTCCGGGAAGCCGTAGCGTGGCAGGGACGGGTGGACGTGCTGGTCAACAACGCCGGCATTGCGCCCAGTGTGAGTGTGGACGACCCTCTCGACGAATGGAGCATTACCTGGGCCCGCACGCTGCAAGTCAACCTGATGGCCGTGGCTGACCTTTGCCGTGAGGCGATCCTGCACTTCCGGACAAGGCAGGGCGGGATTCTGATCAATATCGCCAGCCGCGCGGCCTTCCGAGGGGACAACCCCGACGCCATGCACTACGCAGCCTCTAAGGGCGCTGTGGTTGCGCTCACCCGATCTATCGCCCGTGGGTACGCCCATGAGAACATCCTGTCTTACGCCGTCGCTCCAGGATGGGTGCGAACAGATATGGCTGCAGCCTACCTTCGTGAGCACGCGGCAGAAATCGCGCGAGACATTCCCATGGGGGACGTCGTGCCCCCGGAGGAGGTCGCGAACACCGTGGCCTTCCTGGCCTCCGGGCTGGCCCGGCACATGACCGGCGCCACCCTGGATCTCAATGGCGCCTCATACACGCGCTAG
- a CDS encoding baseplate J/gp47 family protein, with translation MALPLPNLDDRTFEQLREAAIARARQSAPDWTDFSAGEPGTVLLELFAFLTDTMIYRLNRLPHKAYVEFLRLLGVVMLPPSAARVTLHFNRAGGADGTLRLPAGTRVTAGAGAAGSALVFSTLRDADLPAGSAGVDVPAIQAEFVSGELLGLTGAASGGTWTVARPPIVAPVTDAQGADLVVAIEARPTEVQPSTPIMTWGDRVYRIYREVPFFSAGVPDPQTYLADRLAGTVTFPPGAVGTAPPVEAGREVRAWYWRGGGEDGNVAPGTLTSLQGTLPGVSVTNPAAASGGQAAETLDRALVRGPMHVRHQHRAVTASDYEFIALAHARSVARARAFTQRELWAHGTPGTVGLVLVPEVPPAERAHLTPERLLGAQQPEVLGAIGRAIEARRILGTACDVQWARFKTVRVSARVVARRYQNRDQIRASVTERLQLTINALPTARSEHGWRFGQTLRSSDVYGVALAEPGVAWVDRVGLFVDEQPQGEVRSLATDAFQPGTWYAACEGRLFRSLNDGEGWEAVLTVPDETLRLVRAHPAQPGFLAVIGETAAQGVTVRVSFDCGESWQLPQTLDVKVQDATWVTRAGQASLLLATDTGLLDVLAMPGQMRVTPLAVTPGTPNLPLYAVAAHHDPQGTVTIAVAAQSLGGVYVSTGGSSKSFRAIGLQSLDVRVLAVQRDGARAFLWAGLAAVGDEDGPGCRRWELRGQEDPPEGWVTLNAGWQGGSCLALAFTPDAAYAASHHMGVASLPLAAGTPSWVTPAVDSGLPLNDQRRFDRVRAVAAAPQLVLAGGPWGLRLSHDAGQTYHPVVPESGADAVTLPPTWLFCSGAHDIEVISEDEATGP, from the coding sequence ATGGCGCTGCCCCTGCCGAACCTCGACGACCGCACCTTCGAGCAGCTGCGCGAGGCCGCCATCGCCCGCGCGCGTCAGAGTGCCCCGGACTGGACGGACTTCTCGGCGGGCGAGCCGGGCACGGTGCTGCTGGAACTGTTCGCGTTCCTGACCGACACCATGATCTACCGCCTCAACCGCCTGCCGCACAAGGCGTACGTGGAGTTCCTGCGCCTGCTGGGCGTGGTGATGCTCCCGCCCTCGGCGGCGCGGGTCACGCTGCACTTCAACCGGGCGGGCGGGGCGGACGGCACGCTGCGACTGCCGGCGGGTACGCGCGTCACGGCCGGCGCGGGCGCGGCCGGAAGCGCGCTGGTGTTCTCTACCCTGCGCGACGCCGACTTGCCCGCCGGCAGCGCGGGCGTGGACGTGCCCGCCATCCAGGCCGAGTTCGTCAGCGGGGAGCTGCTGGGGCTCACGGGAGCGGCATCCGGCGGTACCTGGACGGTCGCCCGGCCTCCCATCGTCGCGCCCGTCACCGACGCGCAGGGCGCCGACCTGGTCGTGGCTATCGAGGCCCGGCCCACCGAGGTGCAGCCCAGCACGCCGATCATGACCTGGGGTGACAGGGTCTACCGCATTTACCGCGAGGTGCCGTTCTTCAGTGCTGGCGTGCCCGACCCGCAGACGTACCTCGCCGACCGGCTGGCCGGCACCGTGACCTTTCCGCCCGGCGCGGTGGGCACGGCGCCCCCGGTCGAGGCGGGCCGGGAAGTTCGGGCGTGGTACTGGCGCGGCGGCGGCGAGGACGGCAACGTGGCCCCCGGCACCCTGACGTCGCTGCAGGGCACGCTGCCGGGTGTGAGTGTGACCAACCCGGCCGCCGCGTCCGGCGGGCAGGCGGCCGAGACACTGGATCGCGCCCTGGTGCGCGGCCCCATGCATGTCCGGCACCAGCACCGCGCCGTGACCGCCTCGGACTACGAGTTCATCGCGCTGGCGCACGCCCGTTCGGTCGCGCGGGCGCGGGCCTTCACGCAGCGCGAGCTGTGGGCGCACGGCACGCCGGGCACGGTGGGGCTGGTGCTGGTGCCGGAGGTGCCGCCCGCCGAGCGCGCGCACCTCACGCCGGAGCGGCTGCTGGGCGCGCAGCAGCCCGAAGTGCTGGGGGCCATCGGGCGCGCCATCGAGGCGAGGCGCATCCTGGGCACCGCCTGCGACGTGCAGTGGGCGCGCTTCAAGACCGTGCGGGTCAGTGCGCGCGTCGTGGCGCGGCGCTATCAGAACCGCGACCAGATCCGAGCCAGCGTCACCGAACGTCTGCAGCTCACCATCAATGCGCTGCCCACCGCGCGCAGCGAGCACGGCTGGCGCTTCGGGCAGACGCTGCGCTCCTCCGACGTGTACGGCGTGGCGCTCGCCGAGCCGGGCGTGGCGTGGGTCGACCGGGTGGGCCTGTTCGTGGACGAGCAGCCGCAGGGCGAGGTGCGCTCGCTCGCCACCGACGCCTTCCAGCCGGGCACGTGGTATGCCGCGTGTGAGGGCCGGCTGTTCCGCTCCCTGAACGATGGCGAGGGCTGGGAGGCCGTCCTTACCGTGCCGGACGAGACGCTGCGGCTGGTGCGCGCCCACCCGGCGCAGCCCGGCTTCCTGGCCGTGATCGGCGAGACGGCCGCGCAGGGCGTGACGGTCCGGGTGTCCTTCGACTGCGGCGAGAGCTGGCAGCTGCCGCAGACGCTGGACGTGAAGGTGCAGGACGCCACGTGGGTCACGCGGGCCGGACAGGCGTCCCTGCTGCTCGCCACCGACACCGGCCTGCTGGACGTGCTTGCCATGCCCGGGCAGATGCGCGTGACGCCGCTGGCTGTCACGCCCGGTACCCCGAACCTGCCGCTGTACGCCGTGGCCGCGCACCACGACCCGCAGGGCACCGTGACGATCGCGGTCGCGGCGCAGTCGCTGGGCGGGGTGTATGTGTCCACCGGCGGGAGCAGCAAGTCCTTCCGGGCCATCGGGCTGCAGTCGCTGGACGTGCGCGTGCTGGCCGTGCAGCGGGATGGCGCCCGTGCCTTCCTGTGGGCGGGCCTGGCCGCCGTGGGCGATGAGGACGGCCCTGGCTGCCGCCGCTGGGAACTGCGCGGCCAGGAAGACCCGCCGGAAGGTTGGGTGACCCTGAACGCCGGGTGGCAGGGCGGCAGCTGCCTCGCGCTGGCCTTCACGCCGGACGCCGCGTACGCCGCGTCACATCACATGGGCGTGGCGAGCCTGCCTCTGGCCGCGGGCACGCCGTCTTGGGTGACGCCGGCGGTGGACAGCGGCCTGCCGCTGAACGACCAGAGGCGCTTCGACCGCGTCCGGGCGGTGGCCGCCGCGCCGCAGCTCGTCCTGGCAGGCGGGCCGTGGGGGCTGCGCCTGAGCCACGACGCCGGGCAGACCTACCACCCGGTGGTGCCGGAAAGCGGCGCGGACGCCGTGACGCTGCCGCCCACGTGGCTGTTCTGCTCGGGCGCGCACGACATCGAGGTGATCAGCGAGGATGAGGCGACCGGACCTTGA
- a CDS encoding GPW/gp25 family protein — MTAPDQGWRFVHPDLDATEAAADGPGLRLTPGGGVQLASGAALVRQSLLLLISTRPGERVMRPTYGCHLSRLMFAPNDDTTAGLAIHYVRQAIERWEPRVQILHLDAGRDPDVPELLRLTLRYRVRAILHEDHLQVRLNLAGSGGED, encoded by the coding sequence GTGACCGCGCCGGATCAGGGCTGGCGCTTCGTGCACCCGGATCTGGACGCCACAGAGGCCGCTGCGGACGGCCCGGGCCTGCGCCTCACGCCGGGCGGCGGCGTGCAACTCGCGTCCGGCGCGGCGCTGGTGCGGCAGTCGCTGCTGCTGCTGATCTCCACCCGGCCGGGCGAGCGGGTTATGCGGCCCACGTACGGCTGCCACCTGTCAAGACTGATGTTCGCGCCGAACGACGACACGACCGCCGGGCTGGCCATCCACTACGTGCGTCAGGCCATCGAACGCTGGGAGCCGCGCGTGCAGATCCTGCACCTGGACGCCGGCCGCGACCCGGACGTACCGGAACTGCTGCGCCTGACGCTGCGCTACCGGGTGCGCGCCATCCTGCACGAGGATCACCTGCAGGTGAGGCTGAACCTGGCGGGTTCAGGGGGGGAAGACTGA
- a CDS encoding nuclear transport factor 2 family protein, translating to MDTAATRVTITAFAALFYGQKDVRAAFSRYVAPDYVQHNPGIPDGRDAAIAALGPMFARPETSFEVRRILADGDHAVIHLHARSAPDERGGAVCDLYRLEGGLIVEHWDVMQPVPERAANANTMF from the coding sequence ATGGACACGGCCGCCACCCGGGTAACCATCACCGCGTTCGCGGCCCTGTTCTACGGCCAGAAGGATGTCCGCGCCGCCTTCTCGCGCTACGTCGCGCCGGACTATGTCCAGCACAACCCCGGCATTCCCGATGGTCGGGACGCGGCGATCGCGGCGCTGGGTCCGATGTTCGCGCGGCCGGAGACCTCCTTCGAGGTGAGGCGCATCCTGGCCGACGGCGACCACGCCGTGATCCACCTGCACGCGCGCTCCGCCCCGGATGAGCGGGGCGGGGCCGTGTGCGACCTCTACCGCCTCGAGGGCGGGCTGATCGTCGAGCACTGGGACGTCATGCAGCCCGTGCCCGAGCGCGCCGCCAACGCCAACACGATGTTCTGA
- a CDS encoding phage tail protein, translating into MRRPDLDRLLPEVMQRAAQPGQPLSAALDVMAELITPVEDALAGVDAALSPYRAPDAFLPFLAGWLDLDRLLRPGPLDTQYAPGLPQLRLLIARTMPLNFMRGTARGLIGVLEAATGVGGFRVQENVTAAGEPRAFHLLVQAPADSARYADLVQQLVELEKPVALTHEVVWPAPTPGGAT; encoded by the coding sequence ATGAGGCGACCGGACCTTGACCGTCTGCTGCCCGAGGTGATGCAGCGCGCCGCCCAGCCGGGCCAGCCGCTTTCCGCCGCCCTGGACGTCATGGCGGAGCTGATCACGCCGGTCGAGGACGCACTGGCGGGCGTGGACGCCGCGCTGAGCCCGTACCGTGCGCCTGACGCCTTCCTGCCCTTCCTGGCGGGCTGGCTGGATCTTGACCGTCTGCTGCGGCCCGGTCCGCTGGACACGCAGTACGCGCCGGGCCTGCCGCAGCTCCGCCTGCTGATCGCGCGGACCATGCCGCTGAACTTCATGCGCGGCACCGCGCGCGGCCTGATCGGCGTGCTGGAGGCTGCGACTGGCGTGGGCGGCTTCCGCGTGCAGGAGAACGTCACGGCCGCCGGCGAGCCCCGAGCGTTCCACCTGCTGGTGCAGGCCCCGGCGGACTCGGCGCGGTACGCCGATCTGGTGCAGCAGCTCGTCGAGCTGGAAAAACCCGTGGCCCTCACGCACGAGGTCGTGTGGCCTGCGCCCACGCCCGGAGGAGCGACATGA
- a CDS encoding PASTA domain-containing protein, translated as MPGAFTITTATNTVTLGPDRQGEATFVVTNVSGRPMQGRALLEWQPRATDRAAWAAVQGDGERVFPIAGTQQYTVKFTLPPSAPVGQHILRLDMQDVASPDDVVQGQSVTLQVAPPPPPKPFPWWVVIVAAVILLGGLGAYLLLGNRQVAVPAVAGQSLVKAQELIAAAGLKVADTPKQESSDTVAQGLVIRTEPEQGTKQAKGTAVTLVASNGPASFPMPNVVGSAASAAVIALQQAGIVKFSLNRLYSNTVPAEQVISTNPDAGQPVTKASEVSVAVSVGPCPPLQCHIKFPPVLIDPNIRVTPEMLRPPSP; from the coding sequence ATGCCCGGAGCGTTCACCATCACCACCGCGACCAACACCGTGACCCTCGGCCCGGATCGGCAGGGCGAGGCGACCTTCGTGGTCACCAACGTCAGTGGCCGTCCCATGCAGGGCCGCGCCCTGCTGGAATGGCAGCCCAGGGCCACGGATCGGGCCGCCTGGGCGGCCGTGCAGGGTGACGGCGAGCGGGTCTTCCCGATCGCGGGCACCCAGCAGTACACGGTGAAGTTCACCCTGCCGCCCAGCGCGCCGGTCGGGCAGCACATCCTGCGGCTGGACATGCAGGACGTGGCCTCCCCGGACGACGTGGTGCAGGGCCAGAGCGTGACCCTTCAGGTGGCGCCGCCGCCCCCCCCCAAGCCATTTCCGTGGTGGGTGGTGATCGTGGCCGCCGTGATCCTTCTGGGCGGCCTGGGTGCGTACCTGCTGCTCGGCAACCGGCAGGTGGCGGTGCCGGCCGTGGCCGGCCAGAGCCTCGTGAAGGCGCAGGAGCTGATTGCGGCGGCCGGGCTGAAGGTCGCGGATACGCCCAAGCAGGAAAGCAGCGACACCGTCGCGCAGGGACTGGTGATCCGCACCGAGCCGGAGCAGGGGACGAAGCAGGCGAAGGGCACGGCCGTTACCCTGGTCGCGTCGAACGGCCCGGCCAGTTTCCCCATGCCGAATGTCGTGGGCAGCGCGGCGTCAGCAGCCGTGATCGCGCTGCAACAGGCCGGGATCGTGAAGTTCAGCCTCAACCGCCTCTACTCGAACACGGTGCCCGCAGAGCAGGTCATCAGCACGAACCCGGATGCCGGTCAACCGGTCACGAAGGCGAGCGAGGTCAGCGTGGCCGTGTCCGTCGGCCCCTGCCCGCCCTTGCAGTGCCACATCAAGTTCCCCCCGGTGCTCATCGATCCGAACATCAGGGTGACGCCTGAAATGCTCCGACCGCCCTCACCGTGA